One stretch of Paenibacillus sp. FSL R5-0341 DNA includes these proteins:
- the bshC gene encoding bacillithiol biosynthesis cysteine-adding enzyme BshC: MNGITEALRSGSRLAEDYICSRDAARVLYEYDIRWESGLQTRAEWLDQSENTRIDRRDLAEYLRIYNKRVNDHEEVHASITRLAEQGALVVTGGQQSGLFTGPLFVIYKAASVVAAAREAEERLQRPVVPVFWIAGEDHDWDEVNHTYLPNHQGDMKKVKLQGRFAGRDSVSNVHVDTQQWMSVLEQVERLLPDTIHKPGLMKCITEIHQSSSNLSDAFARMISALFAGTGLILMDASDPDLRRLERPVFEQLIRRNEVLRNAYAQGASLVEQAGYAMPAEVAEDGANLFYIHEGTRLLLMLKDGLYSDRKGLVSFTEERLLQELEEHPERFSNNVLTRPLMQDSVLPVAAVILGQGEIAYWGLTREAFQQFGLQMPILLPRLSFTIIEDIHHKHMKQYGLSFQDVQYHMEDKKEQWLAQQETFQVDEQFDKVQEAFLDLYGPLLDEITEIHPGLERIGDTNLSKINEQMQYLKQQTHKAIEDKHNVSLRHWNGIQNSLFPAGKPQERVHNALFYLNRYGTQWIDELIKASSEFRGEHKVIAL; this comes from the coding sequence ATGAACGGTATTACCGAGGCACTCCGCAGCGGATCAAGACTTGCAGAAGATTATATCTGTTCAAGAGATGCTGCGCGTGTCCTTTACGAGTATGACATTCGCTGGGAATCAGGACTTCAGACGCGTGCCGAGTGGTTGGACCAATCGGAAAACACACGTATTGATCGTCGTGACCTGGCAGAGTATTTACGTATATATAATAAACGGGTGAACGACCATGAAGAGGTTCATGCGTCCATCACACGTCTTGCAGAACAAGGCGCATTGGTGGTTACAGGAGGACAGCAGAGCGGTCTGTTTACCGGACCATTGTTCGTCATATACAAAGCCGCTAGCGTAGTGGCAGCTGCCCGTGAAGCCGAAGAAAGACTTCAACGCCCGGTAGTTCCAGTATTTTGGATCGCTGGTGAAGATCATGACTGGGATGAGGTTAACCATACCTACCTGCCTAATCACCAGGGAGACATGAAGAAAGTCAAGTTGCAGGGACGATTCGCAGGAAGGGATTCTGTGAGTAATGTTCATGTGGATACGCAGCAGTGGATGAGTGTACTCGAGCAGGTGGAGCGTCTGTTACCTGATACGATACATAAACCAGGATTGATGAAATGCATTACTGAGATCCATCAATCCAGTTCGAATCTGAGTGATGCATTTGCCCGCATGATATCCGCTTTGTTTGCCGGCACTGGACTTATACTAATGGACGCATCAGATCCGGACTTGCGTAGATTGGAGCGGCCCGTGTTTGAACAGTTAATCCGACGAAATGAAGTGTTGCGTAACGCTTATGCACAAGGAGCTTCGTTGGTGGAACAAGCTGGTTATGCTATGCCTGCCGAAGTGGCTGAGGATGGAGCCAATCTGTTCTATATCCATGAAGGCACACGTTTGCTTTTGATGCTTAAGGATGGCTTGTATAGCGATCGCAAAGGCCTGGTTTCTTTCACAGAGGAGCGTTTGCTTCAGGAACTTGAAGAGCATCCGGAGCGCTTCAGTAACAACGTATTGACTCGGCCATTAATGCAGGATTCGGTTCTGCCTGTAGCCGCTGTTATTTTGGGTCAAGGTGAAATTGCATATTGGGGTTTGACTCGCGAAGCATTCCAGCAGTTCGGACTGCAAATGCCTATTTTATTACCGCGGTTGTCCTTCACTATCATAGAAGATATTCATCACAAACATATGAAACAATATGGACTTTCTTTTCAGGATGTTCAATATCATATGGAAGACAAGAAGGAACAGTGGCTAGCTCAGCAGGAGACGTTCCAAGTAGATGAACAATTTGACAAGGTCCAGGAAGCGTTTTTGGATCTGTATGGTCCTTTGTTAGATGAAATTACGGAGATTCATCCTGGGTTGGAACGAATTGGAGATACTAACTTGAGTAAAATTAACGAGCAAATGCAGTATCTCAAGCAGCAGACTCACAAAGCCATTGAAGATAAACATAATGTAAGTTTAAGGCATTGGAACGGCATTCAAAACTCTCTTTTCCCGGCGGGCAAACCGCAGGAACGAGTACATAATGCACTCTTTTACCTGAATCGTTATGGCACCCAGTGGATCGATGAACTGATTAAGGCTTCAAGCGAATTCCGTGGAGAGCACAAGGTTATTGCACTGTAG
- a CDS encoding ABC transporter permease, with product MVKYVLKKLLFMLLSLFILASMTFFLMKAIPGDPFTSEKKVSPEIRALLETKYGLDKPMYEQYLKYMGGIVKGDFGVSMKYLNRDVSSMIAETFTASLKLGIFAIIISIIVGVLLGLLAAVYHRKLIDDVTMVIAVIGIAVPSFLLASLLQYLFAFKLGWFNVMGFDGPLDYVLPVAALSASPIAFIARLTRSSMLEVLHADYIKTAKAKGLKWPAIMFKHVVRNGILPVVTYVGPMTANIITGSVVIEQIFNIGGIGKVFVESITNRDYTMIMGITIFYGILLMLARFLTDIAYVLIDPRIKLESRKGA from the coding sequence TTGGTTAAGTACGTTTTGAAAAAACTACTATTTATGCTGCTATCGCTTTTCATACTCGCATCGATGACTTTCTTCCTGATGAAGGCCATTCCTGGTGACCCTTTTACATCCGAGAAAAAAGTATCACCTGAGATCCGTGCACTCTTGGAAACCAAGTATGGACTGGACAAGCCGATGTATGAACAATACCTGAAGTATATGGGTGGAATTGTCAAAGGGGATTTCGGGGTTTCAATGAAATATTTGAATCGCGATGTATCCAGTATGATTGCTGAGACATTCACCGCTTCACTGAAGCTTGGAATCTTTGCGATCATTATCTCCATTATTGTTGGTGTGTTGCTGGGTCTTCTGGCAGCTGTTTATCACCGCAAATTGATTGATGATGTCACAATGGTCATAGCTGTCATAGGTATTGCTGTTCCGAGCTTCTTGCTCGCATCATTACTACAGTATCTATTTGCCTTCAAATTGGGATGGTTCAACGTTATGGGCTTCGACGGACCGCTTGACTATGTACTCCCAGTTGCAGCATTGTCTGCATCACCAATTGCCTTTATCGCACGTTTGACGCGTTCCAGCATGTTGGAAGTTTTACATGCAGATTATATCAAAACAGCTAAAGCCAAAGGTTTGAAATGGCCAGCGATTATGTTTAAACACGTTGTAAGAAACGGTATTCTACCGGTAGTAACTTATGTTGGTCCAATGACAGCGAATATCATCACAGGTTCCGTTGTAATTGAACAGATCTTTAACATCGGGGGAATTGGTAAAGTATTCGTAGAAAGTATCACAAACCGAGATTACACCATGATTATGGGAATCACGATTTTCTATGGTATTCTCCTCATGTTGGCACGTTTCCTAACAGATATTGCTTACGTGCTGATCGATCCTAGAATTAAGCTGGAAAGCCGGAAGGGGGCATAA
- a CDS encoding ABC transporter permease yields MSGTNNKKNETANTNLTSQAAVKPQESVSLFKDAMYRLATNKAAMISLGVLVLVVIFSLIGPTSLFTSYNYYSNDLMNANAAPSAEHWFGTDELGRDVWVRTWVGARVSLTVGLAAALIDLVIGVIYGAIMGYYGGRVDGIMNKFSEILYSLPYMLVVILLLVVLEPSLTTIIIALTITGWISMSWIVRGEIMQLKNRDFILAARSMGASTGRQLFRHLLPNAVGPIIVTLTLSIPNAIFAEAFLSFLGLGVSAPRSSLGSMINDALTGWTLYPWRMWFPAGLMVLTMLAFNLLGDGLRDALDPKLRK; encoded by the coding sequence TTGTCTGGCACGAATAATAAAAAGAATGAAACGGCGAACACTAACCTGACTAGTCAGGCAGCGGTTAAACCGCAAGAAAGTGTATCCCTTTTTAAAGATGCCATGTACAGACTTGCAACCAATAAGGCTGCTATGATAAGTCTGGGTGTATTGGTTCTTGTCGTGATTTTCTCTTTGATTGGTCCAACTTCTTTGTTCACAAGTTATAATTATTATTCAAATGATTTGATGAATGCCAACGCAGCGCCTAGTGCCGAGCATTGGTTCGGTACAGATGAACTTGGTCGTGATGTATGGGTAAGAACATGGGTTGGTGCTCGTGTATCCCTTACTGTAGGTTTGGCAGCAGCTCTGATTGACCTTGTTATTGGTGTAATCTATGGTGCAATTATGGGTTACTATGGCGGACGTGTTGATGGTATCATGAACAAGTTCTCCGAAATCCTGTATTCCCTGCCTTACATGCTCGTTGTTATCTTGTTGCTGGTTGTATTGGAACCAAGTCTGACAACCATCATCATTGCCCTCACCATTACAGGCTGGATCAGTATGTCGTGGATTGTACGTGGTGAGATTATGCAACTCAAAAACAGAGACTTCATTCTCGCGGCTCGCTCCATGGGTGCAAGTACAGGACGTCAATTGTTCCGTCACTTGTTGCCAAATGCAGTTGGTCCGATTATCGTAACTTTGACATTGTCCATTCCTAACGCGATCTTTGCTGAGGCGTTTCTGAGCTTCCTCGGACTTGGTGTATCTGCACCGAGATCATCCCTGGGATCCATGATCAATGACGCACTCACAGGCTGGACGCTGTATCCTTGGCGGATGTGGTTCCCGGCAGGTCTGATGGTTCTGACTATGCTTGCATTTAACTTGCTCGGTGACGGTTTGCGCGACGCGCTCGATCCGAAATTACGTAAATAG
- a CDS encoding ABC transporter ATP-binding protein: protein MEPILTVKDLSVSFSTRSGEFDAVKNVSFEIGKGETLGIVGESGSGKSVTAQTIMKLIPSPPSKVKSGEITFHGQDLLNKTDKQMEAIRGKDIGMIFQDPMTSLNPTIKIGKQITEVLRKHQNMSKQAADKAALEMLELVGIKNAAIRMNHYPHQFSGGMRQRAMIAIALACRPSLLIADEPTTALDVTIQAQILDVMKDMQQKLGTSIMLITHDLGVVAGMCDRVVVMKEGEVVETGTTAEIFSNPQHPYTIKLLNALPRLDEPKKEKPTPAGIIKGSNKPLVQVKNLKQYFNLGKGNILKAVNDVSFDIFEGETLGVVGESGCGKSTTGRTILRLYEPTGGSVNFNGTDIYKLSPRKMKEMRKDMQMIFQDPYASLNPRFNVMDIIGESLDIHGLASSSKERKRRVEELLDLVGLNPSHALRYPHEFSGGQRQRIGIARALAVDPKFIICDEPLSALDVSIQAQVVKLLEELQQRLGLTYLFIAHDLSMVKHISDRVAVMYMGKVVELAESEELYANPVHPYTKTLLSAIPVPDPEVEANKRRILLPEEHMSPIQNGSGGPANDPYNLENAQLIEVSKGHWVAEPYV from the coding sequence ATGGAGCCGATTTTAACAGTCAAGGACTTGAGCGTGTCATTCTCAACGCGCTCTGGTGAATTTGATGCCGTTAAAAATGTGAGTTTTGAAATTGGCAAAGGAGAGACGCTGGGGATCGTAGGTGAATCCGGTAGTGGTAAGAGTGTTACCGCCCAAACCATCATGAAATTGATTCCCTCCCCGCCTTCGAAGGTCAAAAGCGGAGAAATTACTTTTCACGGGCAAGACCTGCTGAATAAGACAGACAAACAAATGGAAGCGATTCGTGGTAAAGATATCGGTATGATCTTCCAAGATCCAATGACTTCTTTGAATCCTACCATTAAAATTGGTAAACAAATTACCGAAGTATTGCGCAAGCATCAGAACATGTCCAAACAAGCGGCGGATAAAGCTGCTTTGGAAATGCTGGAACTTGTAGGTATCAAAAATGCAGCTATTCGCATGAATCATTATCCACACCAATTCTCTGGTGGTATGCGTCAGCGTGCCATGATCGCGATTGCGCTTGCATGTCGTCCATCCCTTCTGATTGCGGATGAGCCGACAACTGCACTTGACGTTACAATCCAGGCTCAAATCCTGGATGTAATGAAAGACATGCAGCAAAAGCTTGGAACATCGATCATGCTGATTACGCATGACCTTGGTGTAGTAGCGGGTATGTGTGACCGAGTTGTTGTTATGAAAGAAGGCGAAGTTGTTGAAACAGGAACAACTGCTGAAATCTTTAGTAACCCTCAACATCCATATACGATTAAATTGCTGAATGCTTTGCCTCGTCTGGACGAGCCCAAAAAGGAAAAACCAACACCGGCTGGTATTATCAAAGGCAGCAACAAGCCTCTGGTACAAGTGAAAAACTTGAAACAGTACTTTAATCTGGGTAAAGGTAACATTCTTAAAGCGGTTAATGACGTAAGCTTTGATATCTTTGAAGGAGAAACACTTGGCGTTGTAGGTGAGTCAGGCTGTGGTAAATCCACAACAGGTCGTACCATTTTGCGTCTTTATGAGCCAACTGGCGGAAGTGTTAACTTTAACGGAACGGATATCTACAAGTTGTCCCCGCGTAAAATGAAAGAAATGCGTAAAGATATGCAGATGATCTTCCAAGATCCGTATGCATCCCTTAATCCGCGTTTCAACGTTATGGATATTATCGGAGAGTCCCTTGATATTCATGGTCTGGCTTCTAGCTCTAAAGAGCGTAAGAGACGAGTGGAAGAGTTGCTTGATCTGGTAGGTTTGAATCCAAGTCATGCACTTCGTTATCCACATGAATTCTCTGGTGGTCAAAGACAACGGATCGGGATTGCGCGTGCACTTGCTGTAGACCCTAAATTCATCATCTGTGATGAGCCATTGTCTGCACTGGATGTATCCATTCAGGCTCAGGTCGTTAAATTGCTTGAAGAACTTCAGCAACGTCTCGGCTTGACATACCTCTTTATTGCGCATGACTTGTCCATGGTTAAACATATCAGTGACCGTGTAGCTGTAATGTACATGGGTAAAGTGGTTGAACTCGCAGAAAGTGAAGAACTGTATGCGAACCCTGTCCACCCTTATACCAAAACATTGCTCTCCGCGATCCCTGTGCCTGATCCGGAAGTGGAAGCGAACAAACGTCGCATCTTGCTGCCGGAAGAGCATATGAGCCCGATTCAAAATGGATCTGGCGGTCCTGCAAATGACCCGTACAACCTGGAAAATGCTCAATTGATTGAGGTTTCCAAAGGTCACTGGGTTGCAGAGCCTTACGTATAA